In a genomic window of Methylovirgula sp. 4M-Z18:
- a CDS encoding phosphatase PAP2 family protein has product MDARVQSRKITAYMYSVDIAAARAVTLTASGYAGQRMAVAVSKLGNGPLYVFMPIVVFIYLGHKAPAVIITSTISALMLHLVYPMLKRYVARPRPFEADQSITSLLDVRDKYSFPSGHTMTAAASVVPIICADWKFFPIGAGIILTMSWARMATGHHYLSDVLAGIALGGFVGFLCAHI; this is encoded by the coding sequence TTGGATGCGCGGGTTCAGTCGAGAAAAATCACCGCTTACATGTATTCTGTCGATATTGCCGCCGCGCGAGCTGTCACGCTCACCGCGTCCGGCTACGCTGGCCAACGAATGGCGGTCGCTGTGAGCAAGCTCGGCAACGGACCCCTTTACGTTTTTATGCCCATCGTCGTCTTCATTTATCTCGGCCACAAAGCGCCTGCAGTCATCATCACATCCACAATAAGCGCGTTGATGCTGCATCTTGTTTATCCGATGTTGAAGCGATACGTCGCTCGCCCACGCCCCTTCGAAGCGGACCAGTCGATCACGTCACTGCTCGATGTCCGGGACAAATATTCCTTTCCAAGCGGGCATACGATGACGGCCGCGGCCTCGGTCGTGCCAATTATATGTGCAGATTGGAAATTCTTCCCGATTGGCGCCGGCATCATCTTGACCATGTCATGGGCCCGGATGGCGACGGGCCATCACTACCTAAGCGATGTTCTGGCGGGGATCGCGCTTGGAGGATTCGTCGGTTTCCTTTGCGCTCATATCTAA
- a CDS encoding FMN-dependent NADH-azoreductase, translating into MKQILMIEVSPRGNDSASRAVAATLAAWCKKVYPSTKLVRRDLADAHLPHLDDLTLRAISTKDAAESERLKEAARQSDELTNELLQSDLLVIATPMWNFGIPSVLKAWIDLVVRPGRTFQYTGDGVLGLAQDKKAILVLASGGVYTEGPWRSWDFVEPYLRQILGFIGVRDVQTIRAQGTNVPALAIDAVQNGNRAIEQLAL; encoded by the coding sequence ATGAAACAGATTTTGATGATTGAAGTGAGCCCCAGAGGCAATGACTCGGCCAGCCGCGCCGTTGCCGCGACCCTCGCCGCATGGTGCAAGAAAGTGTATCCATCCACAAAACTTGTGCGCCGCGATCTCGCTGACGCGCATCTGCCGCATCTCGACGATCTCACGCTGCGCGCCATCTCGACGAAGGATGCAGCGGAGTCGGAACGGCTCAAAGAGGCCGCGCGTCAATCGGATGAATTGACCAATGAGCTTTTGCAATCCGATCTTCTGGTGATTGCGACGCCGATGTGGAATTTCGGCATTCCATCCGTGCTCAAAGCCTGGATCGACCTTGTCGTGCGGCCCGGCAGAACCTTTCAATACACCGGCGATGGCGTTCTCGGTCTGGCGCAGGACAAGAAGGCGATCCTGGTCCTCGCTTCGGGCGGCGTCTACACCGAAGGGCCGTGGCGCTCGTGGGATTTCGTGGAGCCTTATCTGCGGCAGATCCTGGGTTTTATCGGTGTGCGGGACGTGCAGACCATTCGCGCTCAGGGCACGAATGTCCCGGCGCTGGCGATCGATGCCGTCCAGAACGGCAACAGAGCCATCGAACAGCTTGCTCTGTAG
- a CDS encoding nuclear transport factor 2 family protein, producing MPSEKYAAYRPAAPYFDAVRQALGGLVDGDHFFDVVTDKTVYEVLYDLGGWPRVIRGRSDLMAAFRGYVDHIALQSVDKLIAHKTDDGRGLVIEYEVHGTILASGATYDNRFCSIIRIEDRKIAHWRDYMDSLAAWNALTAQARK from the coding sequence TATTTCGACGCGGTGCGCCAAGCGTTGGGCGGTCTGGTCGATGGCGATCATTTTTTCGACGTTGTCACCGACAAGACCGTCTACGAAGTCCTGTATGACCTCGGTGGCTGGCCGCGCGTGATCCGGGGTCGGAGTGACCTGATGGCCGCATTCAGGGGTTATGTTGATCACATCGCGCTGCAATCCGTCGACAAATTGATCGCCCATAAGACGGACGACGGGCGCGGCCTCGTCATCGAATATGAGGTCCACGGAACGATCCTTGCAAGCGGCGCGACATACGACAATCGGTTCTGCTCGATCATCAGGATCGAGGATCGCAAGATCGCGCATTGGCGAGATTACATGGATTCTCTCGCGGCTTGGAATGCGCTGACGGCGCAAGCGCGGAAGTAA